Proteins encoded by one window of Arachis hypogaea cultivar Tifrunner chromosome 1, arahy.Tifrunner.gnm2.J5K5, whole genome shotgun sequence:
- the LOC112710518 gene encoding uncharacterized protein yields MSLLEVIKNASINSKPLDSPLDYPIVLNPDTIIPNLKPEQEDAAALCLVKPLSGWKISQADAELIDIGKKFFIQLKAKLKSGNSLEKDEFIGDLNSYLNSIAEKIGVSVAINPSMPNYTKFLIDKVGFFMGKDVVGVVLDVCISFDIWDIVEALIEHGVIKHSCHSGLVTRLVEKKRSDLICSCIKHAFDLGSSEILSILRYFLSPSKDAYESMITVKKEWENQAQLAIDGIHDSSWNKKNLLVAKEASILLMVAYDDFSASEICLHYLLASSNINDVLLSSSFSKLNGKELINLIRYLSKWLKKYERFPQAGPCPEAAATLGLTVCDWVPKLDDVVKFLGFVLDENFSSLVLHPEFHAQLRLIEEVVSSLTAESKCCFLMADVVNKLKMEVKGGNTYDLF; encoded by the coding sequence ATGAGTTTGCTTGAAGTCATTAAAAATGCTTCAATCAATTCGAAGCCACTTGATTCTCCATTGGATTATCCTATTGTTCTGAACCCTGATACTATTATACCTAACTTGAAGCCTGAACAAGAAGACGCAGCCGCCTTGTGTCTTGTAAAACCTCTTAGTGGATGGAAAATTTCACAAGCTGATGCCGAACTCATTGACATTGGGAAGAAGTTCTTTATACAGCTAAAGGCAAAGCTCAAGAGTGGTAATAGTTTGGAGAAGGATGAGTTTATTGGTGATTTGAATTCCTATCTGAATAGCATCGCTGAGAAAATAGGTGTTTCGGTTGCTATTAATCCATCTATGCCCAATTATACTAAGTTTTTGATTGACAAGGTTGGATTTTTTATGGGTAAGGATGTTGTTGGTGTTGTTTTGGATGTGTGCATTTCATTTGATATTTGGGATATAGTTGAGGCTTTGATTGAGCATGGTGTTATTAAGCATTCTTGTCATTCGGGCTTGGTTACTAGGTTAGTTGAAAAGAAGAGGTCCGACTTGATATGTTCGTGCATTAAGCACGCGTTTGATCTCGGGTCATCTGAAATACTCAGCATTCTGAGGTATTTTCTTTCTCCATCCAAAGATGCTTATGAGAGTATGATAACTGTGAAGAAGGAATGGGAGAACCAAGCACAGTTGGCCATTGATGGAATTCATGATAGCAGTTGGAACAAAAAGAATCTGCTTGTGGCAAAGGAGGCTTCCATTTTGCTTATGGTAGCTTATGATGATTTCTCTGCATCTGAGATTTGTTTGCATTATCTACTTGCATCGTCAAACATCAATGATGTGCTGTTATCATCTTCCTTCAGTAAGTTGAACGGCAAAGAGTTGATTAACTTAATTCGCTATTTATCGAAGTGGCTAAAGAAGTACGAGAGGTTTCCTCAAGCCGGTCCCTGCCCTGAAGCTGCAGCAACTTTGGGTTTGACGGTTTGCGATTGGGTTCCTAAACTCGACGATGTTGTGAAGTTTCTTGGTTTTGTGCTTGATGAGAACTTTTCTTCGTTGGTGTTGCATCCGGAGTTTCATGCGCAGCTAAGATTAATTGAGGAAGTGGTTAGTTCTTTGACTGCTGAATCCAAATGTTGTTTTTTGATGGCTGATGTGGTGAACAAACTAAAGATGGAAGTAAAAGGTGGAAATACGTATGATCTTTTTTGA
- the LOC112710531 gene encoding uncharacterized protein isoform X2, translating into MDRQWYPNPNPNLNHRPIQPNVCPSCFIPHFPFCPPPPPTSSYYTHPPPPHAPPFQPPPPHAPSYWPPDSDRTFKRQRIDDPHSNFLEDERRLKLIRDHGVALASQQQHYQQPHEELRNHSNYTTHVHQNGFLNFPQNGQFSNGSYAHDSSSGSYHYQAHTPPPPPHDFRNLEGNQGQLNGRVVQYPYPYAHSDNVAHVEASRFFRGQPPLPSSPPPPLPPADPPINQSLQLNASYFSPPKKPGFLFPVHGSSPASVAPSPSSYSQVPETHALPQPYFQNKQVPEFSTSFPPEEPSKRLLGDAQPFSLKHLPADKPKVTDASHLFMHPHRASRPDHFVIILRGLPGSGKSYLAKMLRDLEVENGGDAPRIHSMDDYFMTEVEKVEDSDTSKSSSSGRSKKLATKKVMEYCYEPEMEEAYRSSMLKAFKKTVEEGSFTFVIVDDRNLRVADFAQFWATAKRSGYEVYILEATYKDPVGCAARNVHGFTQEDIEKMSRQWEEAPSLYLQLDVKSLFHGDDLKESKIQEVDMDMEDDIGDALPAAQGREAEKVVDPPVRDDTSSIKEDVKGGDAEGEHPTEVRELGKSKWSEDFGEDDTDQTEGWQVRVLNRSCKEVKWFVFSDWTWCWIQPEVKSIA; encoded by the exons ATGGACCGTCAATGGtatcctaaccctaaccctaacctgAACCACAGACCAATCCAACCCAATGTTTGCCCTTCTTGCTTCATCCCACACTTCCCCTTCTGCCCCCCTCCTCCACCCACTTCCTCCTATTACACCCACCCTCCACCACCTCACGCGCCACCCTTCCAGCCACCACCTCCCCACGCGCCCTCTTATTGGCCCCCCGACTCCGACAGAACCTTCAAGAGACAGAGAATCGATGATCCTCACTCCAATTTCTTGGAAGACGAGCGAAGGCTCAAGCTGATTCGCGATCACGGTGTTGCCCTAGCTTCGCAGCAGCAGCACTACCAACAACCACACGAAGAGCTTCGCAACCACAGTAACTACACTACACATGTTCATCAAAACGGGTTCCTAAATTTTCCGCAAAACGGTCAATTCAGTAACGGTTCTTATGCGCACGATTCTTCTAGCGGTAGCTACCATTACCAGGCTCACACTCCTCCGCCACCACCTCATGATTTTCGAAATCTCGAAGGGAATCAGGGTCAATTGAATGGGAGAGTTGTGCAGTACCCTTACCCTTATGCCCATTCTGATAATGTGGCTCATGTGGAAGCATCAAGATTCTTCAGGGGCCagcctcctcttccttcttctccgcCGCCTCCTCTTCCTCCAGCTGATCCGCCTATTAATCAGTCTTTGCAGTTGAATGCTTCTTACTTTTCCCCACCCAAGAAACCGGGGTTTCTTTTTCCTGTTCATGGAAGTTCCCCTGCTTCTGTGGCTCCCTCTCCCTCATCGTATTCACAGGTTCCTGAAACTCATGCGTTGCCCCAGCCTTATTTTCAGAATAAACAAGTTCCAGAATTTTCCACTAGTTTTCCTCCTGAG GAACCATCTAAGCGGTTATTGGGGGATGCTCAACCTTTTTCACTAAAGCATTTGCCTGCTGATAAACCTAAAGTCACTGATGCGTCACACTTGTTTATGCATCCACATCGAGCTTCCCGTCCTGATCATTTTGTGATCATCCTTCGAGGTCTTCCAG GTAGTGGTAAGAGCTATTTAGCAAAGATGTTGCGTGATCTTGAGGTTGAAAATGGTGGTGATGCTCCACGGATTCATTCAATGGATGATTATTTCATGACTGAGGTTGAAAAG gtTGAGGATAGTGATACGTCAAAGTCTTCGAGTTCCGGCAGAAGCAAGAAACTGGCAACAAAGAAGGTCATGGAGTATTGTTATGAACCTGAAATGGAAGAG GCTTATCGGTCAAGCATGTTGAAAGCATTCAAGAAAACTGTTGAGGAGGGATCTTTCACATTTGTCATTG TGGATGACCGCAATCTGCGGGTAGCTGATTTTGCTCAATTTTGGGCAACTGCAAAG AGGTCGGGCTATGAAGTGTACATTTTAGAGGCAACTTACAAGGATCCTGTG GGTTGTGCAGCAAGGAATGTCCATGGATTTACACAGGAAGACATAGAAAAGATGTCTAGGCAGTGGGAAGAGGCTCCTTCGTTGTATTTGCAGCTTGATGTCAAG TCATTATTTCATGGAGATGATCTAAAGGAAAGTAAAATTCAGGAG GTAGACATGGATATGGAAGATGatattggagatgctttgcctgcAGCACAAGGAAGAGAAGCCGAGAAAGTTGTTGACCCTCCTGTCAGGGATGACACAA GTTCAATTAAGGAGGATGTGAAGGGAGGGGATGCTGAAGGGGAGCATCCAACAGAAGTCAGGGAATTGGGCAAAAGCAAATGGTCAGAAGATTTTGGTGAAGATGACACTGATCAAACTGAAG GCTGGCAAGTCAGGGTTCTCAATAGGAGCTGCAAGGAAGTTAAATGGTTTGTCTTTAGTGATTGGACCTGGTGCTGGATACAACCTG AAGTCAAATCCATTGCATGA
- the LOC112710531 gene encoding uncharacterized protein isoform X1, with amino-acid sequence MDRQWYPNPNPNLNHRPIQPNVCPSCFIPHFPFCPPPPPTSSYYTHPPPPHAPPFQPPPPHAPSYWPPDSDRTFKRQRIDDPHSNFLEDERRLKLIRDHGVALASQQQHYQQPHEELRNHSNYTTHVHQNGFLNFPQNGQFSNGSYAHDSSSGSYHYQAHTPPPPPHDFRNLEGNQGQLNGRVVQYPYPYAHSDNVAHVEASRFFRGQPPLPSSPPPPLPPADPPINQSLQLNASYFSPPKKPGFLFPVHGSSPASVAPSPSSYSQVPETHALPQPYFQNKQVPEFSTSFPPEEPSKRLLGDAQPFSLKHLPADKPKVTDASHLFMHPHRASRPDHFVIILRGLPGSGKSYLAKMLRDLEVENGGDAPRIHSMDDYFMTEVEKVEDSDTSKSSSSGRSKKLATKKVMEYCYEPEMEEAYRSSMLKAFKKTVEEGSFTFVIVDDRNLRVADFAQFWATAKRSGYEVYILEATYKDPVGCAARNVHGFTQEDIEKMSRQWEEAPSLYLQLDVKSLFHGDDLKESKIQEVDMDMEDDIGDALPAAQGREAEKVVDPPVRDDTSSIKEDVKGGDAEGEHPTEVRELGKSKWSEDFGEDDTDQTEGMRGNINALSGLIHQYGKERKSVHWGDQAGKSGFSIGAARKLNGLSLVIGPGAGYNLKSNPLHEEESLTHNSTEPKKGSIFQEQIRAERESFKAVFDRRRHRIGGLSLEED; translated from the exons ATGGACCGTCAATGGtatcctaaccctaaccctaacctgAACCACAGACCAATCCAACCCAATGTTTGCCCTTCTTGCTTCATCCCACACTTCCCCTTCTGCCCCCCTCCTCCACCCACTTCCTCCTATTACACCCACCCTCCACCACCTCACGCGCCACCCTTCCAGCCACCACCTCCCCACGCGCCCTCTTATTGGCCCCCCGACTCCGACAGAACCTTCAAGAGACAGAGAATCGATGATCCTCACTCCAATTTCTTGGAAGACGAGCGAAGGCTCAAGCTGATTCGCGATCACGGTGTTGCCCTAGCTTCGCAGCAGCAGCACTACCAACAACCACACGAAGAGCTTCGCAACCACAGTAACTACACTACACATGTTCATCAAAACGGGTTCCTAAATTTTCCGCAAAACGGTCAATTCAGTAACGGTTCTTATGCGCACGATTCTTCTAGCGGTAGCTACCATTACCAGGCTCACACTCCTCCGCCACCACCTCATGATTTTCGAAATCTCGAAGGGAATCAGGGTCAATTGAATGGGAGAGTTGTGCAGTACCCTTACCCTTATGCCCATTCTGATAATGTGGCTCATGTGGAAGCATCAAGATTCTTCAGGGGCCagcctcctcttccttcttctccgcCGCCTCCTCTTCCTCCAGCTGATCCGCCTATTAATCAGTCTTTGCAGTTGAATGCTTCTTACTTTTCCCCACCCAAGAAACCGGGGTTTCTTTTTCCTGTTCATGGAAGTTCCCCTGCTTCTGTGGCTCCCTCTCCCTCATCGTATTCACAGGTTCCTGAAACTCATGCGTTGCCCCAGCCTTATTTTCAGAATAAACAAGTTCCAGAATTTTCCACTAGTTTTCCTCCTGAG GAACCATCTAAGCGGTTATTGGGGGATGCTCAACCTTTTTCACTAAAGCATTTGCCTGCTGATAAACCTAAAGTCACTGATGCGTCACACTTGTTTATGCATCCACATCGAGCTTCCCGTCCTGATCATTTTGTGATCATCCTTCGAGGTCTTCCAG GTAGTGGTAAGAGCTATTTAGCAAAGATGTTGCGTGATCTTGAGGTTGAAAATGGTGGTGATGCTCCACGGATTCATTCAATGGATGATTATTTCATGACTGAGGTTGAAAAG gtTGAGGATAGTGATACGTCAAAGTCTTCGAGTTCCGGCAGAAGCAAGAAACTGGCAACAAAGAAGGTCATGGAGTATTGTTATGAACCTGAAATGGAAGAG GCTTATCGGTCAAGCATGTTGAAAGCATTCAAGAAAACTGTTGAGGAGGGATCTTTCACATTTGTCATTG TGGATGACCGCAATCTGCGGGTAGCTGATTTTGCTCAATTTTGGGCAACTGCAAAG AGGTCGGGCTATGAAGTGTACATTTTAGAGGCAACTTACAAGGATCCTGTG GGTTGTGCAGCAAGGAATGTCCATGGATTTACACAGGAAGACATAGAAAAGATGTCTAGGCAGTGGGAAGAGGCTCCTTCGTTGTATTTGCAGCTTGATGTCAAG TCATTATTTCATGGAGATGATCTAAAGGAAAGTAAAATTCAGGAG GTAGACATGGATATGGAAGATGatattggagatgctttgcctgcAGCACAAGGAAGAGAAGCCGAGAAAGTTGTTGACCCTCCTGTCAGGGATGACACAA GTTCAATTAAGGAGGATGTGAAGGGAGGGGATGCTGAAGGGGAGCATCCAACAGAAGTCAGGGAATTGGGCAAAAGCAAATGGTCAGAAGATTTTGGTGAAGATGACACTGATCAAACTGAAGGTATGAGGGGCAATATTAATGCTCTATCTGGGTTAATTCATCAATATGGCAAGGAACGAAAATCTGTACATTGGGGTGATCAG GCTGGCAAGTCAGGGTTCTCAATAGGAGCTGCAAGGAAGTTAAATGGTTTGTCTTTAGTGATTGGACCTGGTGCTGGATACAACCTG AAGTCAAATCCATTGCATGAAGAGGAGAGCCTAACTCATAATAGCACGGAGCCGAAGAAGGGCAGCATATTTCAAGAACAAATCCGTGCTGAACGTGAGTCTTTCAAAGCTGTTTTTGACAGGCGACGGCATCGGATTGGTGGACTCAGTTTGGAGGAGGACTGA